One Bombus vancouverensis nearcticus unplaced genomic scaffold, iyBomVanc1_principal scaffold0061, whole genome shotgun sequence DNA window includes the following coding sequences:
- the LOC143304876 gene encoding uncharacterized protein LOC143304876, translating into MSRNLDANTQEKSLENKDDKNPSPSMLDSSKRSSRYNVAAKPATSPKFEEIVYNQTRQSNTNKILRSALKTKLIEDKSEIINKQKASENVENKFAKEEKRGVKQKSISDSENETTDTRQRREVLLTNAASDSDRYKSVENDNAVTGVIATDEAKHRGRPRRSDKVEVKKDEDTSVNSDQLRGGDVNGGRKYPLRL; encoded by the coding sequence atgtcgagaaatttagatgctaatacacaagagaagtccttagagaataaagatgacaagaatccatctccatctatgttagatagtagtaaacggagcagtcgttataatgttgctgcaaagcctgctacttcgccaaaatttgaagaaattgtttataatcaaaccagacaatcaaacacaaataaaattttgcgaagcgctttaaaaacgaaattaatcgaagacaagtctgaaataattaataaacaaaaggcatcggaaaatgtagaaaataaatttgccaaagaagaaaaaagaggtgttaaacaaaaatcaatttcagatagtgaaaacgaaacaactgatactcgtcaacgaagggaagttcttttaacgaacgcagctagtgatagcgataggtataaatctgtagaaaatgataatgcagtaacgggtgtaatagcaactgatgaagcgaaacatagaggcagacctaggagatcggataaagtcgaagttaaaaaagatgaagatacaagtgTAAAttccgaccaattgcggggaggagacgtcaacgggggtcgtaaatacccgttacgattataa
- the LOC143304877 gene encoding venom serine protease Bi-VSP-like isoform X1, translating into MVNQLNLSICTYVLIVCCMIEYRIGAWPRIAALGFRNSRNPDKPLWKCGGSLISARHVLTAAHCAHMDGIENIHNHNIAILRLVAEVPFSRYVYPICTKEPLRKSNFVGYNPLLLDGER; encoded by the exons atggtaaaccagctgaacttg agtatttgtacgtatgtacttatcgtctgctgtatgatcgaatatcgaatag gcgcttggccacggatcgctgcattaggttttcgtaattcccgaaacccagacaaaccactatggaagtgcggaggttccctgatatcggctaggcatgttttgaccgcagcacattgtgcacatatggatggaatagaaaacatacacaatcataatattgccattcttagattggtggcggaggtgccattttcga ggtacgtatatcccatttgtacgaaagagcccctacgaaagagcaacttcgtcggctataaccccttgttgctggatggggagcgttaa
- the LOC143304877 gene encoding uncharacterized protein LOC143304877 isoform X2 gives MVNQLNLSICTYVLIVCCMIEYRIGAWPRIAALGFRNSRNPDKPLWKCGGSLISARVRISHLYERAPTKEQLRRL, from the exons atggtaaaccagctgaacttg agtatttgtacgtatgtacttatcgtctgctgtatgatcgaatatcgaatag gcgcttggccacggatcgctgcattaggttttcgtaattcccgaaacccagacaaaccactatggaagtgcggaggttccctgatatcggctag ggtacgtatatcccatttgtacgaaagagcccctacgaaagagcaacttcgtcggctataa